One genomic segment of Fusobacterium nucleatum includes these proteins:
- the pelG gene encoding exopolysaccharide Pel transporter PelG: MAGIGFELKKLFSEEEELPFANLRAIIFSIIVSVGPWLITATSLNIIIWISNQIELARPKQLIFMSSIFYCFIFSQILTCIFQYIITRYVSDCVFKKKISKIRGAYLGSIKLIAILAFFVSFIFIKNGDLSTPYKASFVFLFVFMSLSWISMIFISLLKKYHFLIFSFFFGNFISMALGFYFLKYPVTFFKEEPIFWMLLSYGIGIFINFILTSSYILRAFKGKSENDFEFLTYLKGYFSLALIGFFYSVGVWGHVFMNWIVGDSYRIAGVFQVSPLYEVAIFYCYCISIPSIVYFAIFLETKFLPVYKEYYKKICKTGTYSEIENSLKKMKQTLYQEILYGMELQFLISLTCVLLANAVFTYFDMDIYLLDLFRVSVFSTYCATFVSILITLYLYFDLRIHGICISFFLLFSNFFFTYIFGRLGKQYTGVGFFIASFLTFGIAIFVFPKVFRNLNYSTMFWQNFEYKVGGNFVKNITKLFNKRVYLGIILLFLLLLGGCASYYSKNGFNNNTKHNWHTMGIYGKDGLDSEGYAANGFNRQGFNRKHMNQSTKTAYDLNGFDYKGIHRETKKAYDERGFNTKSYNVFTNSPYDKDGFNHEGIHKVTGKPYNENGWDVYGINEKTKTEYDENGWDINGINKRSFNRDGWNIETKSKYDYAGFDFEGIHKDTKKTYDERGFDVNLHNVFTNSPYDKNGFNYEGIHKVTGKEYDENGWNYYGLHEKTKTYYNPQGYNVDGLDKDGYEKGKRPPGLEDEWMDKNGFNKKGIYIKGY, translated from the coding sequence ATGGCTGGTATAGGCTTTGAATTAAAAAAATTATTTTCGGAGGAAGAAGAGCTTCCTTTTGCAAATTTAAGAGCAATTATATTTTCAATTATTGTAAGTGTTGGCCCATGGCTTATTACTGCAACATCTTTAAATATAATAATCTGGATTTCTAATCAAATAGAATTAGCTAGACCTAAACAGCTAATTTTTATGAGTAGCATTTTTTATTGTTTTATATTTTCACAAATATTAACTTGTATCTTTCAATATATAATAACAAGGTATGTATCTGATTGTGTTTTTAAGAAAAAGATTTCTAAAATTAGAGGGGCATATTTGGGAAGTATAAAATTAATAGCTATTCTTGCTTTTTTTGTTAGTTTTATTTTTATTAAGAATGGAGATTTATCAACCCCATATAAAGCAAGTTTTGTATTTCTTTTTGTATTTATGAGTTTATCATGGATTTCTATGATTTTTATCTCACTTTTAAAGAAATATCACTTCTTAATTTTTAGTTTCTTTTTTGGAAACTTTATCTCAATGGCACTAGGTTTTTATTTTCTGAAATATCCAGTAACATTTTTTAAAGAAGAACCTATTTTTTGGATGTTATTATCTTATGGAATAGGAATTTTTATCAATTTTATACTTACTTCAAGTTATATTTTAAGAGCCTTTAAAGGAAAAAGTGAAAATGACTTTGAATTTTTGACATATTTAAAAGGATATTTCAGTTTAGCTTTAATCGGATTCTTTTACTCTGTTGGAGTATGGGGACATGTTTTTATGAACTGGATTGTTGGAGATTCCTATAGGATAGCAGGAGTTTTTCAAGTTTCTCCTTTATATGAAGTTGCTATTTTCTATTGTTACTGTATTTCTATACCAAGTATAGTCTACTTTGCTATTTTTTTGGAAACGAAATTTTTACCTGTATATAAGGAATATTATAAAAAGATTTGTAAAACAGGAACATATTCTGAAATTGAAAATTCTCTTAAAAAAATGAAACAAACATTATATCAAGAGATTTTATACGGAATGGAGTTACAATTTTTAATTTCTCTTACTTGTGTTTTATTAGCAAATGCTGTTTTTACATATTTTGATATGGATATTTATCTATTAGATTTATTTAGAGTAAGTGTTTTTTCAACTTATTGTGCAACTTTTGTATCCATATTAATTACTCTTTACTTGTATTTTGATTTGAGAATACATGGAATATGTATATCATTCTTCTTATTATTTTCTAATTTTTTCTTTACATATATTTTTGGAAGACTTGGAAAACAATACACAGGAGTAGGGTTTTTTATAGCTTCTTTCTTAACTTTTGGAATTGCAATCTTTGTTTTTCCAAAAGTATTTAGAAATTTGAATTATAGTACAATGTTTTGGCAAAATTTTGAATATAAAGTAGGAGGAAATTTTGTGAAAAATATAACAAAGTTATTTAATAAGAGAGTTTATTTAGGAATAATTTTATTATTTCTACTGTTACTTGGAGGATGTGCTTCATATTATTCTAAAAATGGTTTTAATAATAACACAAAACATAATTGGCATACTATGGGAATATATGGAAAAGATGGACTTGATTCAGAAGGATATGCAGCAAATGGATTTAACCGACAAGGTTTTAATAGAAAGCATATGAATCAATCTACGAAAACAGCTTATGACCTTAATGGTTTTGATTATAAAGGAATACATAGAGAGACTAAGAAAGCCTATGATGAAAGAGGATTTAATACAAAGTCATATAATGTATTTACAAATAGTCCCTATGATAAAGATGGATTTAACCATGAAGGAATTCATAAAGTTACTGGAAAACCTTATAATGAAAATGGCTGGGATGTTTATGGAATAAATGAAAAAACTAAGACTGAATATGATGAAAATGGTTGGGATATAAATGGAATTAATAAAAGAAGTTTTAATAGAGATGGTTGGAATATAGAAACCAAAAGTAAATATGATTATGCTGGTTTTGACTTTGAAGGAATTCATAAAGATACTAAAAAAACTTATGATGAAAGAGGTTTTGATGTAAATTTACACAATGTATTTACAAATAGTCCCTATGACAAAAATGGATTTAATTATGAAGGAATCCATAAAGTAACAGGTAAAGAGTATGATGAAAATGGTTGGAACTATTATGGTTTACATGAAAAAACTAAAACTTATTATAATCCACAAGGATATAATGTTGATGGATTAGATAAAGATGGTTACGAAAAAGGAAAAAGACCACCTGGATTAGAGGATGAATGGATGGATAAAAATGGATTTAATAAAAAAGGAATTTATATAAAGGGGTATTAA
- the pelF gene encoding GT4 family glycosyltransferase PelF: MATICFVCEGAYPYVVGGVSAWVHELITSNPQHDFKILCIIPDEKFAKLKYQIPKNVVEIKNILMDSSLNFSYSSFIKAGLQKNEEKKDSIKELIRFQVDGNADEKVNIIERLFSKEMGSPLEIILSQEYWDVLLKQYNKYHEKGNFSIYYWTYRNIILNLLKIGQEDIPKADIYHCVTTGYAGFIGCLVAHRKMGKFLLTEHGIYPREREEEILGANWIDPDFKNIWIDYFYYLSKLAYQYSDKIISLFEYTRSIQIHYGADEKKTKVIPNGVDEQKYGDIVRKKREGFHIGSVLRVVPIKDIKMMIKGFKIAEKNMPDATLWLIGPADEDEEYYEECLELVKNLELEEKVIFTGRANVLEYYSFLDLLILTSISEGQPLSILEGLASGIPFIATDVGNCREILLEKKDIGEAGLIIPPTSYTDLAEAFLKLYKNKEKLNEFSENGKKIVKKYYTKESFIGQYRELYEELGD; encoded by the coding sequence ATGGCTACAATCTGTTTTGTGTGTGAGGGAGCATATCCCTATGTTGTAGGAGGAGTATCTGCATGGGTACATGAGTTAATAACTTCAAATCCACAACATGATTTTAAAATATTATGTATTATACCAGATGAAAAGTTTGCAAAATTAAAATATCAAATTCCTAAAAATGTTGTAGAGATAAAAAATATTTTAATGGATTCTTCTTTGAATTTCTCGTATTCTTCATTTATTAAAGCTGGTCTTCAAAAAAATGAAGAAAAGAAAGATAGTATAAAAGAATTGATACGTTTTCAAGTAGATGGAAATGCTGATGAGAAGGTAAACATAATAGAGAGACTGTTTTCTAAAGAAATGGGAAGTCCTCTTGAAATTATTTTAAGTCAAGAATATTGGGATGTATTATTAAAACAATATAATAAATATCATGAAAAAGGAAATTTTAGTATATACTATTGGACATATAGAAATATCATCTTAAATTTATTAAAAATTGGACAAGAAGATATTCCAAAAGCTGATATTTACCATTGTGTAACAACAGGTTATGCTGGTTTTATAGGTTGTTTAGTTGCACATAGAAAAATGGGAAAATTTTTATTAACTGAACATGGAATTTATCCAAGAGAAAGAGAAGAGGAAATTCTAGGTGCAAATTGGATAGATCCAGATTTTAAAAATATTTGGATAGATTATTTCTATTATTTATCTAAATTAGCTTATCAATATAGCGATAAGATTATTTCACTTTTTGAATATACCAGAAGTATTCAGATACACTATGGAGCAGATGAGAAAAAAACTAAAGTAATACCAAATGGTGTAGATGAACAAAAATATGGAGATATTGTAAGGAAGAAAAGAGAAGGCTTTCATATTGGCTCTGTACTAAGAGTTGTACCAATTAAAGATATAAAAATGATGATCAAAGGATTTAAAATAGCAGAAAAAAATATGCCTGATGCAACTCTTTGGTTAATTGGTCCAGCAGATGAGGATGAAGAATATTATGAAGAATGTTTAGAGTTAGTAAAAAATTTAGAATTAGAAGAAAAAGTAATTTTTACTGGAAGAGCTAATGTTTTAGAATATTATTCTTTTTTAGATTTATTGATTTTAACATCTATTTCAGAAGGGCAGCCATTAAGCATTTTAGAAGGACTTGCTTCTGGGATACCTTTTATTGCAACAGATGTTGGAAATTGTCGTGAAATACTTTTAGAAAAAAAAGATATTGGGGAAGCAGGATTAATAATTCCACCAACATCTTATACTGATTTAGCAGAAGCGTTTTTAAAGTTATATAAAAATAAAGAAAAATTAAATGAATTTTCTGAAAATGGAAAAAAAATAGTCAAAAAATATTATACAAAAGAGTCTTTTATAGGACAATATCGTGAATTATATGAAGAATTAGGAGATTAA